One window from the genome of Natronomonas pharaonis DSM 2160 encodes:
- a CDS encoding long-chain-fatty-acid--CoA ligase — protein sequence MRRPLLVTQFLERARRNYGDQEAVVATTGERFTYNELADRADRVSKALQERGIEKGDAVAVLDPNTHYHLEAAYGSMQLGAIHAPLNYRLLPDDLEYILNDCDAKAVIADYELAEKIEAVRDDIPTDIFITNDATETDGEWEDFDEVIDGVGPDYDEPEMDEDDVITINYTSGTTGDPKGVMRTHRSETLHAYLTSIHQEISDDDVYLWTLPMFHVNGWGHIYSITGMGAKHVCTRGVDAETIFEAIQSEDVSYLCAAPTVLNMLLDYYDSHDVETTGDSDVRVATAGSAPPEATIRTVEDEFGWYLKHVYGATETGPLITTSDSRRFFDDDSEDRFAVKKTQGLGFLGTDVRVVDEDGNDVPRDGQTIGEIVVRGNQVMDRYLGKPEATEEAFNDRVEGYYHMGDLATVDENGMMRIQDRKKDIIISGGENISSIELEDTLFEHPEVSDVAVIPAPSDEWGETPKAFVVPESGDPDDPAVTEDELTAFTRENLASYKMVRRVEFVEELPTTATGKVQKYELREQEWEDEDAMVGQG from the coding sequence ATGCGCCGACCACTACTAGTCACGCAGTTCCTGGAACGCGCACGCCGTAATTACGGCGACCAGGAAGCGGTAGTTGCAACGACCGGTGAACGCTTTACCTACAATGAACTCGCTGACCGGGCCGACCGCGTCTCGAAAGCGCTGCAGGAGCGAGGCATCGAGAAGGGCGACGCCGTCGCCGTCCTTGACCCGAACACCCACTATCACCTCGAAGCCGCCTATGGGTCGATGCAGCTGGGTGCGATTCACGCCCCTCTGAACTATCGGCTGCTCCCGGACGACCTTGAGTATATTCTCAACGACTGTGACGCAAAGGCTGTCATCGCGGACTACGAACTAGCCGAGAAGATTGAGGCGGTCCGTGACGACATCCCGACCGATATATTCATCACGAACGACGCCACCGAGACGGACGGCGAGTGGGAGGACTTCGACGAGGTCATCGACGGTGTCGGCCCCGACTACGACGAGCCGGAGATGGACGAAGACGACGTCATTACCATCAACTACACCTCCGGGACGACCGGCGACCCGAAGGGTGTCATGCGGACCCACCGCAGCGAGACGCTCCACGCCTATCTAACGTCGATTCATCAAGAAATCAGCGACGATGATGTCTACCTGTGGACGCTCCCGATGTTCCACGTCAACGGCTGGGGGCACATCTACTCCATTACCGGCATGGGTGCAAAGCACGTCTGCACGCGCGGCGTCGACGCCGAGACGATCTTTGAAGCGATTCAATCGGAAGACGTCTCGTATCTCTGTGCGGCACCGACCGTTCTCAACATGCTGCTCGACTACTACGACAGCCACGATGTCGAGACGACGGGCGACAGCGACGTCCGCGTCGCGACGGCGGGCAGCGCCCCGCCGGAGGCGACCATCCGTACCGTCGAAGACGAGTTCGGCTGGTACCTCAAGCACGTGTACGGAGCGACCGAGACAGGGCCGCTCATCACGACCTCCGATTCGCGGCGGTTCTTCGACGACGACAGCGAGGACCGATTCGCAGTCAAGAAAACCCAGGGACTCGGCTTCCTCGGCACCGATGTCCGTGTTGTCGACGAAGATGGCAACGATGTTCCCCGCGACGGCCAGACCATTGGCGAAATCGTCGTCCGCGGCAATCAGGTGATGGACCGGTATCTCGGCAAGCCCGAGGCCACGGAAGAAGCGTTCAACGACCGTGTCGAGGGCTACTACCACATGGGAGACCTCGCAACGGTTGACGAAAACGGCATGATGCGGATTCAGGACCGCAAGAAGGATATCATCATCTCCGGCGGAGAGAACATCTCCTCCATCGAACTGGAGGACACGCTCTTCGAACACCCCGAGGTATCCGATGTCGCCGTCATCCCGGCCCCGAGCGACGAATGGGGCGAGACGCCGAAGGCGTTCGTCGTCCCGGAAAGTGGCGACCCCGACGACCCCGCTGTTACAGAGGACGAACTCACCGCGTTCACCCGTGAGAACCTTGCCAGCTACAAGATGGTCCGGCGCGTCGAGTTCGTCGAGGAACTGCCGACGACTGCGACCGGGAAGGTCCAAAAATACGAGCTTCGCGAGCAGGAGTGGGAAGACGAGGACGCGATGGTCGGTCAGGGATAA
- a CDS encoding UbiD family decarboxylase — translation MTAFRDHLQRLEQDGDALAVESDLHTVDEVAMVGYESLKHNGPAITYENTAGVVRLASGAYAGPDQLQPHEQKPWTRIALAVGLDTGTSYAELLEYTTGLRETTPVAENGTEPLDARPAGIDLGDLGLPVPPTCEGGMATLGIFAVGGDRTTWSPVRGRVRGPNRLRVSIPERLGEELGTRARVTVSLGVPCDALLSAYLPWFTGARQREAFPVARGPDSLSVSRHRGMLIPTSSEVVVDGRVVGDAGALEEPLAGWERLLDTTTVDIAINEIRTRNSPTVPFASLGAPLSDDIQLAGLLEAAKLHRRINSYWGVSPIEWLLIPPEARLNFCIVASEILYAGFEWQLANALFTFSDSFDKVLILDTDVPSTDLGKALQDMWVKAHPSHNWIFSTSDAPRATAPLYRQDGSTGSRLYVDATWDARWDQEYIAPRVGFEESFPEEIQAAVRESWTSMGFSDE, via the coding sequence ATGACCGCCTTCAGAGACCACCTCCAGCGGCTCGAACAGGACGGCGACGCCCTCGCTGTCGAGTCGGACCTCCATACTGTCGACGAGGTTGCAATGGTGGGATACGAGTCGCTGAAGCACAACGGTCCCGCAATAACCTACGAGAACACTGCTGGAGTGGTCCGCCTCGCAAGCGGGGCATACGCTGGGCCGGACCAGCTGCAGCCACACGAACAGAAGCCGTGGACGCGAATCGCGCTTGCTGTCGGACTCGACACAGGGACGAGCTACGCAGAACTCCTGGAGTATACGACCGGGTTGCGGGAGACGACACCGGTCGCAGAGAACGGAACCGAGCCGCTCGATGCACGACCGGCCGGTATTGACCTCGGCGACCTCGGGTTGCCGGTGCCGCCGACCTGCGAAGGCGGCATGGCGACGCTCGGAATCTTCGCCGTCGGCGGCGACCGGACGACGTGGAGCCCGGTCCGCGGCCGAGTCCGTGGCCCCAATCGGCTCCGTGTTTCGATACCGGAGCGGCTCGGCGAGGAACTTGGGACGCGAGCGCGCGTGACCGTCTCGCTGGGTGTGCCGTGTGATGCGTTGTTGTCGGCGTACCTGCCGTGGTTTACCGGTGCACGACAGCGGGAGGCGTTCCCGGTCGCCCGTGGCCCGGATTCGCTTTCGGTGAGCCGCCACCGTGGTATGCTCATCCCGACCTCGTCGGAGGTCGTTGTCGACGGTCGCGTCGTGGGAGACGCCGGAGCGCTCGAGGAACCGCTTGCCGGCTGGGAGCGGCTTCTCGACACGACGACTGTAGACATCGCTATCAACGAGATACGGACCCGCAATAGCCCGACCGTTCCGTTCGCCTCCCTCGGGGCGCCACTCAGCGACGATATCCAACTCGCGGGACTGCTTGAGGCGGCGAAGCTTCATCGACGAATCAACAGCTACTGGGGCGTTTCGCCGATAGAGTGGCTGCTCATCCCACCGGAAGCCCGGTTGAATTTCTGTATCGTCGCCAGCGAAATCCTCTATGCGGGCTTTGAGTGGCAACTGGCGAACGCGCTGTTTACCTTTTCCGATAGCTTCGACAAGGTGCTCATCCTCGATACTGACGTGCCCTCGACCGACCTCGGCAAGGCGCTACAGGATATGTGGGTAAAGGCCCACCCATCCCACAACTGGATATTCAGCACGTCCGACGCCCCACGAGCGACCGCCCCGCTGTATCGACAGGACGGGTCGACCGGGTCTCGGCTCTATGTCGATGCCACGTGGGACGCCCGTTGGGACCAAGAGTACATCGCGCCGCGGGTCGGGTTCGAGGAGTCATTCCCCGAAGAGATACAGGCGGCCGTCCGCGAGTCGTGGACGTCGATGGGGTTCAGTGACGAGTGA
- a CDS encoding Zn-ribbon domain-containing OB-fold protein, translated as MSDRADRPLDAESPLTLPGFFAALDDGELFGGVCTDCGAVLFPPRPTCYNCGGTNVSAEPQPKTGTVYTYTAVHSPPPQLDDDAPYTIAVVELDGGGRLLGRVDAPYEAVEIGDEVRLRVREPTDDERALALEYEREWPMHVFDLDG; from the coding sequence ATGAGCGATAGAGCGGACCGGCCGCTAGACGCTGAGAGCCCGCTGACGCTGCCGGGATTCTTTGCGGCGCTCGACGACGGCGAACTCTTCGGCGGCGTCTGTACCGACTGCGGAGCCGTGCTTTTCCCGCCACGGCCGACCTGCTACAACTGCGGCGGCACCAACGTCAGCGCGGAACCGCAGCCGAAAACCGGTACTGTCTACACCTACACTGCGGTTCACTCGCCGCCGCCACAGCTGGACGACGACGCGCCGTATACGATTGCAGTCGTCGAACTTGACGGTGGCGGCCGGCTTTTGGGCCGTGTCGATGCCCCATACGAGGCGGTCGAAATCGGCGACGAGGTACGGCTCCGGGTCAGAGAGCCGACGGACGACGAGCGGGCGCTTGCGCTGGAGTACGAGCGCGAATGGCCGATGCACGTTTTCGACCTCGACGGCTGA
- a CDS encoding enoyl-CoA hydratase/isomerase family protein has translation MEWETVSLEWNDSIATVTVDRPEALNALNVETLEALAEAIAAAEAGDARVLVLAGAGDDAFIAGADIKYMKDLSTPEAQAWGELGHDVADALEQFPGATVAAVDGYAFGGGCEMAMACDFRIASESALIGNTEIDLGIIPGWGGTQRLPRLVGEETAKRMIFLGERLDAETAAAEGLFGEVVSDDEVDNRIEEFAAELASKPAVALKAAKQAIEQRHGTGGLDYEKRAFAGLFGTHDQREGMKAFVEDRTPEFE, from the coding sequence ATGGAATGGGAAACCGTTTCTCTGGAGTGGAACGACAGCATCGCGACCGTCACCGTCGACCGCCCGGAGGCGCTCAACGCGCTCAATGTTGAAACGTTGGAAGCACTCGCAGAGGCAATAGCTGCAGCGGAGGCCGGCGACGCACGCGTGTTAGTGCTTGCAGGTGCTGGCGACGATGCCTTCATCGCCGGCGCGGACATCAAATACATGAAGGACCTCTCGACGCCGGAGGCACAGGCGTGGGGTGAACTCGGCCACGACGTGGCCGACGCACTCGAACAGTTCCCCGGCGCGACTGTCGCCGCTGTCGACGGCTACGCGTTCGGCGGCGGCTGCGAGATGGCGATGGCCTGTGACTTCCGCATCGCCAGCGAGTCGGCGCTCATCGGTAACACCGAAATCGACCTCGGTATCATTCCGGGCTGGGGTGGCACACAACGGCTCCCCCGGCTCGTCGGCGAAGAGACCGCAAAGCGGATGATATTCCTCGGTGAGCGGCTCGACGCGGAGACGGCCGCCGCGGAGGGACTCTTCGGCGAGGTCGTTTCTGACGATGAGGTCGACAACCGCATCGAGGAGTTCGCCGCGGAGTTGGCCTCCAAACCCGCCGTTGCGCTCAAAGCGGCAAAGCAGGCCATCGAACAGCGCCACGGTACCGGCGGCCTCGACTACGAGAAGCGAGCCTTCGCTGGGCTGTTCGGCACCCACGACCAGCGAGAAGGCATGAAAGCGTTTGTCGAGGACCGCACGCCGGAGTTCGAGTAA
- a CDS encoding ABC transporter substrate-binding protein, with protein MTDNRIRSSRRRLLKGAAAAGGIGAFAGCALLEEAGEEEQLDGIPDEPFRIVHFTFESGPPAFYGDEMINAVDMMVDRINDRGGLLGEREIEIVDRIDEDAGVESMRGSVRQIAQNDEADMLMGLISSANALSVVPAAEENQIPFLVTVPGTYQLFEENPDLEYAVRTAGTNAAGAIGGARIVEQMDDVETVVTVDQDYAWGHDHRDMFVEALERIRPDIEVLETRTPEPFISDYSAHISAVQDLEPDVVFSSLWGGDISTFTSQAVDDGLFDDIGTGVFVGDTGAPLLRALGDDMPENVIMGGRGGYQPNYRYETAEDHQEFVDDYFDRYGDMPGWGAYHDWVAFQALEAGVEQAVQLTGNWPTGSQLMSSIRGLSFETTHGSHVMAQAGGRQASAPGVFGQPTPDHDFPVDHHLLTDYEFIPAHECNPPEGMDTFEWVEQIEPVE; from the coding sequence ATGACAGACAACCGCATCCGCTCGTCCCGCCGTCGCCTGCTGAAGGGCGCTGCGGCGGCAGGCGGTATCGGAGCGTTCGCTGGCTGTGCCCTGCTCGAAGAAGCCGGCGAAGAGGAACAACTGGACGGAATTCCGGATGAGCCGTTCCGAATCGTTCACTTTACTTTCGAATCCGGCCCGCCGGCTTTCTACGGCGACGAGATGATAAACGCCGTCGACATGATGGTCGACCGGATTAACGACCGTGGCGGGCTGCTGGGCGAACGCGAAATCGAAATCGTCGACCGCATCGACGAGGACGCCGGCGTTGAGTCGATGCGCGGTAGCGTTCGCCAGATCGCCCAGAACGACGAAGCCGACATGCTCATGGGCCTCATTTCGAGCGCCAACGCGCTTTCTGTGGTGCCGGCGGCGGAGGAAAACCAGATACCGTTCCTCGTTACTGTCCCCGGAACGTACCAGCTATTCGAGGAGAACCCTGACCTAGAGTATGCGGTCCGCACTGCCGGAACGAACGCGGCAGGTGCCATCGGTGGTGCCCGTATCGTCGAGCAGATGGACGATGTCGAGACGGTCGTCACCGTCGACCAGGACTACGCGTGGGGCCACGACCACCGCGACATGTTCGTCGAAGCGCTGGAGCGTATTCGGCCCGACATTGAGGTGCTGGAGACACGGACGCCGGAACCGTTCATCTCCGACTACAGCGCCCACATCAGCGCCGTACAGGACCTTGAGCCGGATGTCGTGTTCTCGAGCCTGTGGGGCGGCGACATCTCGACGTTTACCAGTCAGGCTGTCGACGACGGGCTCTTCGATGACATCGGAACCGGCGTCTTCGTCGGCGACACGGGCGCGCCGCTTCTCCGAGCGCTCGGTGACGACATGCCGGAAAACGTCATCATGGGCGGCCGTGGCGGCTACCAGCCCAACTACCGCTACGAGACTGCTGAAGACCATCAGGAGTTCGTCGACGACTACTTCGACCGCTACGGCGACATGCCCGGCTGGGGTGCCTACCACGACTGGGTCGCCTTCCAAGCACTGGAAGCGGGTGTCGAGCAGGCGGTTCAGCTGACCGGCAACTGGCCGACGGGCAGCCAGCTGATGTCGTCGATTCGAGGGCTGTCCTTCGAGACGACCCACGGCAGCCACGTGATGGCACAGGCCGGCGGCCGGCAGGCGTCCGCCCCCGGTGTCTTCGGTCAGCCCACGCCTGACCACGACTTCCCGGTCGACCACCACCTCCTCACCGACTACGAGTTCATCCCCGCACACGAGTGCAACCCGCCAGAAGGGATGGACACCTTCGAGTGGGTCGAACAGATCGAACCAGTCGAATAA
- a CDS encoding ABC transporter ATP-binding protein, whose translation MSDALLELSDVSVTIDSAPVLSGVSLRVDPGETVALVGRNGAGKTTTFRTVMGQTDMTDGSIRMSGTEIADMKSRERSRMGIGFAPEDRRLFTSLTVEDNLRMATWGGDSIPESEFEERLDRILDIFPEMEEFLDRPAGQLSGGQQKMVTVGRALSSDPELVLVDEPFEGLAPSVREQFRNGLERIKDLDVSIVVAESNVRHAGEVADRAYVIERGEIITDTDITEEDPLEENEEVRRIFEGG comes from the coding sequence ATGAGCGACGCACTGCTTGAGCTGTCCGATGTCAGTGTGACTATCGACAGTGCGCCGGTGCTTTCGGGCGTCTCGCTCCGTGTCGACCCCGGCGAAACCGTCGCGCTCGTCGGTCGTAACGGAGCCGGCAAGACGACGACCTTCCGAACTGTGATGGGCCAGACGGACATGACAGACGGCAGCATCCGCATGTCAGGAACGGAAATCGCCGACATGAAATCCCGCGAGCGGTCCCGGATGGGTATCGGATTCGCGCCGGAGGACCGCCGGCTCTTTACGTCGCTAACCGTCGAGGATAACCTCCGGATGGCGACGTGGGGCGGCGACAGCATCCCGGAATCGGAGTTCGAAGAGCGGCTCGACCGAATCCTCGATATCTTCCCGGAGATGGAGGAGTTCCTCGACCGGCCGGCCGGCCAACTCAGCGGCGGCCAACAGAAGATGGTAACCGTCGGCCGCGCACTCTCGTCTGACCCCGAGTTGGTGCTTGTCGACGAGCCTTTCGAGGGGCTTGCCCCGTCGGTCCGCGAGCAGTTCCGCAACGGCCTCGAACGAATCAAGGACCTCGATGTCTCCATTGTCGTCGCAGAGTCGAACGTCAGACACGCCGGCGAAGTCGCCGACCGTGCCTACGTCATCGAACGTGGTGAGATAATCACCGACACCGACATCACCGAAGAAGACCCGCTCGAAGAAAACGAAGAGGTCCGCCGTATCTTCGAAGGCGGCTGA
- a CDS encoding branched-chain amino acid ABC transporter permease: MSRLGRIRNALGDKRVLGGIGLFVLLALIPATGRGFESFLVIWMMCFAIAALGFNVLLGYTGLLSFGHAAFFGSAAYAMAIGMDRLGIESLIVLLVFAVAVAGLLGLAMALLTLRSNEIYFALLTLALAQLVYVVGVRDIYGLSGGTDGMSVGTPDFLGLGLNELAFNTYMLGFYYYIVLLFLAGTILLMWAMLRSPFGLTLKMIRENPERAMMSGVPVERYRTYSMTLSAMITGLGGALYAVQLGRITPDQLYWVQSGEIVFMALLGGMGTFFGPIVGAAAFIGLQELTLRFTEYWHFVMGLILLIVVVTLREDGIWGGIKQASERFRGGDDS, translated from the coding sequence ATGAGCCGCCTCGGTCGTATCCGCAATGCGCTCGGCGACAAGCGAGTGCTCGGCGGCATCGGCCTGTTCGTCCTGCTTGCGCTCATTCCAGCCACTGGGCGGGGCTTCGAATCGTTCCTCGTCATCTGGATGATGTGCTTTGCCATCGCCGCGCTCGGCTTCAACGTCCTGTTGGGCTATACGGGGCTGCTCTCGTTCGGACACGCGGCCTTCTTCGGCAGCGCAGCCTACGCGATGGCCATCGGCATGGACCGACTGGGGATTGAGTCGCTCATCGTGTTGCTGGTGTTTGCCGTCGCTGTTGCCGGACTACTCGGTCTCGCGATGGCCCTTCTTACACTTCGGAGCAACGAGATTTACTTCGCGCTGTTGACCCTGGCGCTTGCCCAGCTCGTCTACGTCGTCGGGGTCCGAGATATCTACGGCCTCTCGGGCGGAACCGACGGCATGTCCGTCGGAACCCCCGACTTCCTCGGACTCGGGCTGAACGAGCTCGCGTTCAACACCTACATGCTCGGCTTCTACTACTACATCGTCCTGCTGTTCCTGGCCGGGACGATTCTGCTCATGTGGGCGATGCTCCGCTCGCCGTTCGGGCTGACGCTGAAGATGATTCGAGAAAACCCCGAGCGGGCGATGATGAGCGGCGTTCCGGTCGAGCGATACCGGACGTATTCGATGACGCTCTCGGCGATGATAACCGGCCTCGGCGGCGCGCTGTACGCCGTCCAGCTCGGACGCATCACGCCCGACCAGCTCTACTGGGTCCAGTCCGGTGAAATCGTCTTCATGGCCCTGCTCGGCGGCATGGGGACGTTCTTCGGCCCCATCGTCGGCGCGGCCGCCTTCATCGGGCTACAGGAGCTGACGCTCCGGTTCACCGAGTACTGGCACTTCGTGATGGGTCTCATCCTGCTCATCGTTGTGGTGACACTCCGCGAGGACGGTATCTGGGGCGGTATCAAGCAAGCCAGCGAGCGGTTCCGCGGAGGTGACGACTCATGA
- a CDS encoding thiolase C-terminal domain-containing protein: MPQPVLAAVGSSPVGQTDLPGRDLFSLAIAEAFDGLPDPASLADAVYVGNQSETYEHQIMQGTLLAEWAGLRNVPAERVEGCAAAGALALRHAVKDVRNGEHEGVLACGVEKMTAGGTGGATDALSAAFDRAIEQRSGVTAPSQYALLAQRYLHETDATEEDLARIAVKNHRNAAANPRAQFSEPIELEAAIESPPVAPPLKLYDCAPVGDGAAVVLVTTEERAAELDAPSVAIGGTGAAANNIAVAERDMTDIAGARIAAETAYEEAGLTPDDVDIAEVHDAFTVSEALLAEAVGFAPKGTGYQSYRPPSERADGWTDVSLSTSGGLKARGHPIGATGLLQAIEAYEQLTGQAPNRGPPAPETALLLNEGGVADAVTVAHVLTAGGGR; this comes from the coding sequence ATGCCCCAACCAGTACTCGCGGCTGTCGGGTCATCACCCGTCGGCCAGACAGACCTGCCCGGTCGCGACCTCTTTTCGCTGGCCATAGCAGAGGCCTTCGATGGGTTGCCCGACCCGGCGTCGCTCGCCGACGCTGTCTACGTCGGCAACCAATCAGAGACGTACGAACATCAAATAATGCAGGGAACCCTGCTTGCTGAGTGGGCCGGACTCCGGAACGTCCCCGCCGAACGTGTGGAGGGATGTGCGGCCGCCGGCGCGCTCGCGCTGCGCCATGCGGTCAAGGATGTCCGGAACGGCGAACACGAGGGCGTATTGGCCTGTGGCGTCGAAAAAATGACTGCCGGTGGGACAGGCGGTGCGACCGACGCTCTCTCGGCAGCGTTCGACCGCGCCATCGAGCAACGTTCGGGGGTGACTGCCCCAAGCCAGTATGCGCTGCTCGCACAGCGGTATCTCCACGAGACCGACGCGACTGAGGAAGACCTCGCTCGCATCGCTGTCAAGAACCATCGGAACGCCGCAGCGAACCCTCGTGCACAGTTTTCGGAGCCGATAGAGCTTGAGGCAGCCATCGAATCGCCACCGGTCGCGCCGCCGCTGAAGCTCTACGACTGCGCGCCGGTCGGCGACGGGGCGGCCGTCGTCCTCGTTACGACCGAAGAGCGGGCCGCGGAACTCGACGCACCGTCCGTCGCCATCGGCGGAACCGGCGCGGCGGCGAACAACATCGCGGTCGCAGAGCGGGATATGACCGACATCGCCGGGGCGCGAATCGCTGCCGAGACCGCATACGAGGAGGCGGGCCTCACCCCAGACGATGTTGATATCGCCGAAGTACACGACGCCTTTACCGTCAGCGAGGCGCTGCTTGCGGAGGCGGTCGGCTTTGCACCGAAGGGCACCGGCTATCAGAGCTACCGCCCCCCATCGGAGCGGGCTGACGGCTGGACAGATGTCAGTCTCAGCACCAGCGGCGGTCTCAAGGCCCGCGGCCACCCAATCGGTGCGACGGGACTCTTGCAGGCTATCGAGGCCTACGAACAGCTCACGGGACAAGCGCCGAACCGTGGACCACCAGCGCCGGAGACGGCGCTGCTGCTGAACGAGGGGGGCGTCGCTGATGCCGTGACGGTTGCACACGTCCTCACCGCGGGAGGTGGCCGATGA
- a CDS encoding branched-chain amino acid ABC transporter permease, with protein sequence MITILSSILGPTFNGLYFAALLFFASVGLTLVFGVLNLLNMAHAAFFGLGVYIGVWTLNNMHDISTSLAVLLVLIVIAIPVVVSVLAGALDKTLFAPLYDIEPVYQLLATFGVLLMIEDLIKFIWGTTPIAVDSAVNPSRQLGSFEVLGSSLSMYRTFIVLMFIVTAVGLFLMFERTKLGKISLAMAEDYEMVQMLGINVNRVRVLIFSISVGLAALGGALFVPLAPATPAITLEYVLLSFAVIVIGGLGSLKGAIVASLIIGLVRSFGITYVPQIELAIVFLLMAAVIIVKPEGLFGHEEVGE encoded by the coding sequence GTGATTACTATTCTCTCAAGTATACTTGGACCAACGTTCAACGGCCTATATTTCGCCGCGCTACTGTTCTTTGCGTCGGTCGGGCTGACGCTCGTCTTCGGCGTGTTGAACCTCCTGAACATGGCGCATGCGGCGTTCTTCGGGCTCGGCGTCTACATCGGGGTCTGGACGCTGAACAACATGCACGATATCTCGACGTCGCTTGCGGTCTTGCTCGTGCTTATTGTCATCGCCATCCCGGTCGTCGTTTCGGTGCTGGCAGGGGCGCTAGACAAGACGCTCTTTGCACCACTGTACGACATCGAGCCCGTCTATCAGCTGCTCGCCACCTTCGGCGTGTTGCTGATGATAGAGGACCTCATCAAGTTCATCTGGGGAACGACGCCCATTGCCGTCGATTCCGCCGTCAATCCGAGTAGACAGCTCGGTTCATTCGAGGTCCTCGGCTCGTCGCTGTCGATGTACCGCACGTTCATTGTCCTGATGTTCATCGTGACCGCTGTCGGGCTGTTTCTGATGTTCGAGCGGACGAAGCTCGGAAAGATTTCGCTGGCGATGGCTGAAGACTACGAGATGGTTCAGATGCTCGGCATCAACGTCAACCGCGTCCGAGTGCTCATCTTCTCCATCTCGGTCGGTCTGGCCGCACTCGGCGGCGCACTCTTCGTGCCGCTTGCGCCGGCGACGCCCGCGATTACCCTTGAGTACGTGCTGCTCTCGTTCGCTGTCATCGTCATCGGCGGCCTCGGCAGCCTCAAAGGGGCAATCGTGGCATCGCTGATTATCGGGCTGGTTCGCAGCTTCGGTATCACGTACGTCCCGCAGATAGAGCTGGCTATCGTCTTCCTGCTGATGGCCGCGGTCATCATCGTGAAGCCCGAAGGTCTCTTCGGCCACGAGGAGGTGGGTGAATGA
- a CDS encoding universal stress protein: MYRVLMPVDTDEERSLKQAEYVSSLPGSDTDVEAIILFIFQDDDEELPEGFGSFKSATRVGSVRRVSEHFDEHDVAYTVLDDAGETADRIIEEANEHDVDSIVLGGRKQSPVGKALFGSVTQSVILDSDRPVVVTGADK; the protein is encoded by the coding sequence ATGTACCGCGTACTGATGCCGGTCGATACGGACGAAGAGCGCTCGTTGAAGCAAGCGGAGTACGTCTCTTCGCTGCCGGGAAGCGACACCGATGTCGAGGCTATCATCCTGTTCATTTTTCAGGACGACGATGAAGAACTCCCGGAGGGATTCGGCTCGTTCAAATCTGCCACTCGTGTCGGCTCCGTCCGGCGCGTCTCGGAGCATTTCGACGAACACGACGTAGCGTACACCGTGCTCGACGATGCCGGCGAGACGGCCGACCGGATAATCGAAGAAGCAAACGAACACGACGTCGACAGCATCGTCCTCGGCGGGCGCAAGCAGTCGCCAGTCGGCAAGGCGCTTTTCGGCAGTGTCACCCAGTCTGTCATCCTCGACTCGGACCGTCCGGTCGTCGTCACCGGCGCGGACAAGTAG
- a CDS encoding ABC transporter ATP-binding protein: MSSTPILETVDVRKEFGNLVAVDGISLEFYTDETVGIIGPNGAGKTTFINLISGVLPLTDGQILFAGDDISDLKRYKRVRRGLVRSFQIPQIYDELTLRENIQSSILSRKQENNRLFTPTDREEESLQEANELIETFNLEAHADEHTEHLPHGVRKVLDVAMSFALEPQIMFLDEPTSGVGSKEKNDVMETITQAADEQNIGLVFIEHDMELIREYSSRTVALHEGRVLLDDEPDAVFNSEEVNEFILEGGV; encoded by the coding sequence ATGAGTTCGACACCAATACTCGAGACGGTCGATGTCCGCAAGGAGTTCGGCAATCTGGTCGCAGTCGACGGTATCAGTTTGGAGTTCTACACCGACGAGACGGTCGGCATTATCGGCCCGAACGGGGCCGGCAAGACGACCTTTATCAATCTGATATCCGGCGTTTTGCCGCTGACGGACGGCCAGATACTCTTCGCCGGCGACGATATCAGCGACCTAAAGCGCTACAAGCGCGTCCGTCGTGGGCTGGTTCGGTCGTTCCAGATCCCGCAGATTTACGACGAGTTGACGCTCCGTGAGAACATCCAATCGAGCATTCTCTCACGGAAGCAGGAGAACAACCGTCTGTTCACGCCGACCGACCGCGAGGAGGAGTCGCTGCAAGAGGCAAACGAGCTCATCGAGACGTTCAACCTCGAAGCCCACGCCGACGAGCACACGGAGCACCTCCCACACGGTGTCCGGAAAGTCCTCGACGTGGCGATGTCGTTTGCGCTTGAGCCACAGATTATGTTCCTCGATGAGCCGACAAGCGGTGTCGGGTCAAAGGAGAAAAACGACGTGATGGAGACCATAACACAGGCAGCCGACGAACAGAACATCGGACTGGTGTTCATCGAACACGACATGGAACTCATCCGCGAGTACTCCAGCCGGACCGTTGCGCTCCATGAGGGACGCGTGCTGCTTGACGACGAGCCTGACGCGGTGTTCAACTCCGAGGAAGTAAACGAATTCATCCTGGAGGGAGGTGTCTGA